Proteins encoded in a region of the Ornithodoros turicata isolate Travis chromosome 3, ASM3712646v1, whole genome shotgun sequence genome:
- the LOC135388542 gene encoding uncharacterized protein LOC135388542, giving the protein MVLNTHADRHMEVEDSQADWPEVVTCRESHQTTTTSRAASLVELSHLDLPVGHEETAGDASPSDLEMDYYDLAIPLEHEEVVSASHDLPCYSGAASPTKHWPTAAVEVPADPSARILEGTEYQKCLGSCGACCTRRKGTTVATQTTASDFRSAGLVSTSTQCNMELERLVALRSTAVQTDDATPAMAAPLTSSPVHPRPQELPPCPESPILHSSPAEAGGSEDEVDEGDRTYYPSMDGSTLEETQSETKLYEEPKYIVFESCLTELFKTCREWFQPCRCSFTTSGTLVTVLAECHQGHTFQWTGQPHIGKKAAGNALLSAALLYSGSSPTCTLRMLRQMRVQVLTDSQYYRYQGAYLFPTVNKVYKQQQQGLLEDLGADPTSLASDGRCHSPGHSAKFLTYSPWKCRLAAIWRRRVLCED; this is encoded by the exons ATGGTTCTCAATACTCATGCTGATCGTCACATGGAAGTCGAAGACTCTCAAGCTGACTGGCCGGAAGTGGTCACATGTCGTGAGTCTCATCAG ACTACTACCACTAGCCGAGCTGCCTCATTAGTGGAACTTTCCCACCTGGACCTTCCTGTTGGACATGAG GAAACTGCAGGCGATGCAAGTCCTTCTGACCTCGAGATGGACTACTACGATCTGGCAATCCCACTTGAGCACGAG GAAGTGGTATCTGCCAGCCATGACCTCCCATGCTACTCAGGAGCTGCATCTCCAACTAAG CACTGGCCAACGGCAGCAGTAGAGGTCCCGGCTGATCCCTCTGCACGTATACTTGAGGGAACTGAG TACCAAAAGTGCCTCGGATCATGCGGTGCTTGTTGTACAAGACGGAAGGGAACAACAGTAGCTACACAGACAACAGCATCGGACTTCAGATCTGCTGGCTTGGTCAGCACCT CCACCCAATGCAACATGGAGCTGGAGCGGTTGGTAGCTCTAAGGTCGACCGCTGTGCAAACGGATGACGCCACTCCTGCCATGGCAGCCCCTCTGACATCATCACCAGTGCATCCCCGTCCACAAGAGCTTCCACCATGCCCAGAGTCTCCGATCCTGCATTCTTCACCAGCTGAGGCAGGTGGCAGTGAAGATGAGGTCGATGAAGGAGACCGGACATATTACCCTTCAATGGATGGGAGCACCTTAGA GGAGACACAAAGCGAGACAAAGCTCTACGAGGAGCCAAAATACATTGTTTTCGAGAGCTGCCTCACCGAGCTGTTCAAGACATGCCGGGAGTGGTTCCAGCCCTGCAGATGCTCCTTTACGACCAGTGGAACATTGGTGACAGTGCTGGCGGAGTGTCACCAGGGTCACACCTTTCAGTGGACGGGCCAGCCACACATAGGCAAAAAGGCAGCAGGGAATGCCTTGCTTTCTGCTGCACTTCTGTATAGCGGCTCGAGCCCCACCTGCACTTTACGCATGCTGAGGCAAATGCGTGTCCAGGTGCTCACAGACAGCCAGTATTACCGGTATCAGGGTGCATACCTATTCCCTACGGTCAATAAG GTatacaaacaacaacagcagggGCTCCTCGAGGACCTGGGCGCCGACCCCACTTCTCTTGCCTCAGATGGCAGGTGTCACTCGCCTGGCCACAGCGCAAAGTTCCTGACTTACAG TCCATGGAAGTGCAGGCTAGCAGCCATATGGAGAAGGAGGGTCTTGTGCGAGGACTGA